From one Pseudobdellovibrionaceae bacterium genomic stretch:
- the prfA gene encoding peptide chain release factor 1, whose protein sequence is MFSKLEEVEKRFEQIQQNLQEPGITDNQEKFRALMKELANLEEIVQTFRHYKTVIRDIEGNKEILEEESDSDLRALAKEELAPLEESKEALEKSLQILLLPKDPNDDKNVIVEIRAGAGGDEASLFASELFAAYSHYASKQGWKVTLLSSSPGNVGGYKEIIGSISGDRVYSRLKFESGVHRVQRVPKTESQGRIHTSTVTVAVLPEADEVSVKINPNELRIDVFRSSGHGGQSVNTTDSAVRVTHLPTGLVVSCQDGKSQLSNKEQALKVLYSRLMAIEEEKARAEASNARLSQIGTGDRSERIRTYNFPQSRITDHRIGLTTHALTEVMGGNMEPVIEPVIAHFQAELLKQQGAGHQ, encoded by the coding sequence ATGTTTTCGAAGCTCGAGGAAGTGGAAAAGCGCTTCGAGCAAATCCAACAAAACCTTCAAGAGCCTGGAATCACGGACAATCAGGAGAAATTTCGCGCCCTCATGAAGGAGCTGGCCAACCTCGAAGAGATTGTTCAGACATTTCGTCATTATAAGACAGTCATTAGGGATATCGAAGGCAACAAGGAGATACTGGAAGAGGAAAGTGATAGTGACCTCAGGGCTCTGGCAAAAGAAGAACTGGCTCCTTTAGAGGAATCAAAGGAAGCCCTGGAGAAGTCACTGCAGATTTTGCTTTTGCCCAAAGACCCCAATGATGACAAAAACGTTATTGTCGAAATTCGAGCCGGAGCCGGTGGGGATGAGGCCAGCCTTTTTGCTTCCGAACTTTTTGCGGCCTACTCGCATTATGCCTCTAAGCAGGGCTGGAAGGTCACCCTATTGTCATCATCTCCAGGAAACGTGGGTGGCTATAAAGAGATCATTGGCTCAATTTCTGGAGATCGTGTTTACTCGCGCCTCAAGTTTGAAAGTGGTGTGCACCGAGTACAACGTGTTCCTAAGACGGAATCCCAAGGGCGTATCCACACGTCAACGGTGACGGTGGCAGTGCTGCCCGAAGCTGATGAGGTCAGTGTAAAAATCAATCCTAACGAGTTGCGCATCGATGTTTTCCGCTCTAGCGGCCATGGCGGCCAATCGGTGAACACAACGGATTCAGCTGTTCGCGTGACTCACTTGCCAACCGGCTTGGTTGTCAGTTGTCAGGATGGAAAATCCCAGTTGTCCAACAAAGAACAGGCTCTTAAGGTTCTTTATTCAAGGTTGATGGCGATTGAAGAGGAAAAGGCTAGGGCCGAAGCCTCGAACGCCCGTCTTTCACAAATTGGAACGGGCGATCGGAGCGAACGAATTAGAACGTATAACTTTCCCCAGTCGCGAATTACCGACCACCGCATAGGCTTGACCACTCATGCTCTCACTGAGGTCATGGGCGGGAATATGGAGCCAGTCATTGAGCCAGTGATTGCACATTTTCAAGCGGAGCTACTTAAGCAACAGGGTGCGGGCCACCAATGA
- the murA gene encoding UDP-N-acetylglucosamine 1-carboxyvinyltransferase, with translation MDKMVVKKSPPLKGEVAAGGSKNSALPILFSTLLAEGEHSFGNVPRLMDIDSTALLLNSLGAKLERRGDRVFVQVGKADSLEAHYDIVRKMRASILCLGPLLARYGEATVSLPGGCAIGTRPINLHLEGLKEMGAEIRTEKGYVIGKCKRLKGATILFDSPTVGGTENIMMAAALADGTTVIENAAKEPEIVDLANYINAMGGKVSGAGSSILKIEGVEKLKAAEHEVIPDRIEAGTLLMAGAITGGEVLVKNCVVDHIEALLLKLEESGFRVTRDGTQVSIHSPSGWQGVDVTTAPFPAFATDLQAQFMALMTQAEGTSVITESVFENRFMHVQELVRLGADITPKTRVAVVRGTPGKLQGAPVMATDLRASACLVLIGLVAQGETTVSRIYHLDRGYENLESKLSSLGAKIERTK, from the coding sequence ATGGATAAGATGGTCGTTAAAAAGAGTCCGCCCCTAAAGGGAGAGGTGGCCGCCGGAGGCTCAAAAAACTCTGCGCTACCGATTTTGTTTTCTACACTCTTGGCTGAAGGCGAACACAGTTTTGGAAATGTTCCAAGGCTAATGGATATCGATTCGACCGCACTTCTCTTAAACTCGCTTGGCGCTAAGTTGGAGAGGCGCGGTGATCGGGTGTTTGTTCAGGTGGGAAAAGCTGACTCTCTTGAGGCCCACTACGATATTGTTCGCAAAATGAGGGCAAGTATCTTGTGTTTGGGTCCGTTGCTGGCCCGCTACGGAGAAGCCACAGTCAGTCTGCCGGGGGGGTGTGCGATCGGGACCAGGCCAATCAACCTCCACCTTGAAGGCCTAAAGGAAATGGGCGCCGAAATTCGGACGGAAAAAGGCTATGTCATTGGTAAGTGTAAGAGACTTAAAGGAGCCACGATTCTTTTTGATTCCCCCACCGTCGGGGGAACAGAAAACATTATGATGGCAGCAGCTCTGGCAGATGGAACCACGGTCATTGAGAATGCGGCGAAGGAACCAGAAATTGTTGATTTAGCGAATTACATTAATGCCATGGGTGGAAAGGTCAGCGGCGCCGGCAGCAGTATTTTAAAAATAGAAGGGGTTGAAAAACTCAAGGCGGCCGAACACGAGGTCATACCTGACCGAATTGAGGCAGGCACTCTGCTGATGGCGGGAGCAATTACTGGCGGAGAGGTTTTGGTCAAGAACTGTGTTGTGGATCATATTGAGGCCTTGTTACTAAAACTGGAGGAGAGCGGCTTTAGGGTCACGCGCGATGGAACCCAGGTGTCCATTCATTCCCCTTCAGGGTGGCAGGGTGTGGATGTCACTACGGCGCCCTTTCCCGCGTTTGCCACTGACCTGCAGGCTCAGTTTATGGCGCTTATGACTCAGGCAGAGGGAACCAGTGTGATCACAGAGTCAGTTTTCGAAAATCGCTTTATGCATGTTCAAGAGCTTGTTCGTCTAGGGGCGGATATTACACCCAAAACCCGAGTTGCGGTTGTCAGAGGAACGCCGGGAAAACTTCAGGGTGCGCCGGTTATGGCGACTGACCTTCGGGCCAGTGCCTGCTTGGTGCTCATTGGACTGGTGGCACAGGGAGAAACGACTGTTAGTCGCATCTACCACCTGGATCGGGGCTATGAAAATCTCGAAAGCAAACTGTCTTCATTGGGCGCAAAAATCGAGAGAACTAAGTAG
- the prmC gene encoding peptide chain release factor N(5)-glutamine methyltransferase yields the protein MKVEEFLSSATETLKQAQIESPRLEVEMFMAEVLSCERSSLILRHNDELDLFSEDRLKGLLRRRQKGEPLAYILGYKDFYRDRFLVQPGVLIPRNETEMLVECGESWIRSHGFKSPVIADLGCGSGCLGLSLLKACGGKLLAVDAGEIPIRVSYQNCVNLGLEGETNFLQCRVQDLSSNNLPPNWNMGEVDIVLANPPYIAESDPHVCPQVRRTEPSQALFAGKDGLQEIREWIPTIVTLLRPGGLLCLEHGAKQGEAVCKHLADSGHFEWIQSYRDLAGWDRMVTAKKKK from the coding sequence ATGAAAGTCGAGGAGTTTTTAAGCTCGGCGACAGAAACCTTAAAGCAAGCGCAAATTGAAAGCCCTCGTCTTGAAGTTGAAATGTTCATGGCCGAAGTGCTCAGTTGTGAGCGATCCAGTTTGATTCTAAGGCACAATGATGAATTGGATCTGTTTAGTGAAGATCGGTTGAAAGGCCTGTTGCGTCGCAGGCAAAAGGGTGAACCACTCGCCTATATTTTGGGATACAAGGATTTTTATCGAGACCGATTTCTGGTCCAGCCCGGAGTTTTGATTCCGCGTAATGAAACAGAAATGCTGGTTGAGTGTGGGGAGAGTTGGATTCGCTCTCATGGTTTCAAGAGTCCAGTTATTGCCGATTTGGGCTGTGGAAGCGGCTGTTTGGGATTGTCCTTACTCAAGGCCTGTGGCGGAAAACTGTTGGCTGTTGATGCGGGAGAGATTCCGATTCGAGTCAGTTATCAAAATTGTGTGAATTTGGGCTTGGAGGGAGAGACCAACTTTTTACAATGTCGAGTACAAGATCTCAGTAGTAACAATTTACCACCCAATTGGAATATGGGTGAGGTCGACATTGTCCTGGCTAACCCGCCCTACATTGCAGAGTCTGATCCTCACGTCTGCCCACAAGTCAGGCGTACCGAGCCGAGCCAGGCTCTGTTTGCCGGGAAAGACGGCCTGCAGGAAATCAGAGAGTGGATTCCGACAATCGTCACTCTCTTGCGCCCTGGTGGATTGCTCTGCCTTGAACACGGGGCCAAGCAGGGCGAGGCGGTCTGTAAACATCTCGCCGACTCGGGTCATTTTGAGTGGATTCAATCCTATCGGGATTTAGCCGGATGGGATAGAATGGTTACCGCTAAAAAAAAGAAGTAA